CTGAACATCCGAACGAGACCGGCGTCTTCACTCTCGAGGCCTGGGAACGATGGCGCTGGCGGAGCAGGCGATCTTGAACACCAGCCGCGAATGTTCGCGGACCAGCCCTTCCAGGTCGTGCTCCCCGGCTTTCTTGCTGGCCAGTATTCCGGTCAGGTCGGCCCGCCTTGGCCTGGGTGGGCGCAGCCCTCTCGGATCCGGCTAACCGGCCACCGCGCCCTTCTTTTCCGTCGCGGCCGGCATCGTCTGCTGCAGCAGCCAGGCATGGGCGACGGAGGCAACGCTCAGCATCAGGAACACGATGGCTGCATTGCGGAAGGTTTCGCGCCACACCCCGTGAATGGGTCCGGGTGCCTGGACCCAGATCGCCTCCACGATGCGCCAAACCACGTCGATCACCACACACACCACGCCGATCCAGTAGGAGTAACGCGCGATCTGTCTGTGCATAGCTTTCCTCGCTGCCTCCCGTTCGTCCTCGCCGGGAGGCCAAGACCTTGGCTTGCGGGCAATGCTTGCAGGCGCACGTTACCACAACCCGCCCGCCGTTCGCGGTGAGGAATCCTCTCTGCGTCCCGGTGGGGAATACGTTCAGCGGACGCTGGACGTAATGATCTTGCCCAGCGCCTTTTCCAGCTGACTGACGATGTCGATGTCCTTGTAGATGACGTACTGGGCGCGGGTCTCGTTGCGGGCGTCGGCGGCTGACGCCCGCCCGGCCACGATGATGATGGGGATGGCGGCGGTGGTGGGGTTGGATTTCAGGGCGCTGATCAGCTCCGAGCCGGTCATGCGGGGCATGACCATG
The DNA window shown above is from Terriglobales bacterium and carries:
- a CDS encoding response regulator; its protein translation is MPPIALVVDDSMLVRHTVCRFLEERGYEVESSTNGAEALQMVGCVRPDLIITDMVMPRMTGSELISALKSNPTTAAIPIIIVAGRASAADARNETRAQYVIYKDIDIVSQLEKALGKIITSSVR